The Prionailurus viverrinus isolate Anna chromosome B1, UM_Priviv_1.0, whole genome shotgun sequence genome includes the window ATACTCCAGTCCAATTATGAGGTAGATAAGTGTAGGCTTGGTTATTTCCACAGATGAAAACGGTGGTGTTGGTACTGCATAGCGAGGAGTTAATAATGACATACTGATGGCATTGGGCAAGGGATACGACTCCTACATCTATGTTATTATTTTGGGAGGTTAGGTTATTTATAAAGCACGAGGCATTGAATGGGTTAATGAATTGAACGGGGAAGGGGTCAAGTAGGGAAGAAGGTAAGCAGTCATTGGTTATGCTGATATTAATTTCAGTGGGGATGGCGATGGGTCGGAGAGTCCGCCGGGGTAGGCAAAGCCAACAATCTTGGGCTAGACTCGGGTTAGAGATGTTTAAGAGTAAGAAAGTGGCTTCTAGGATAGACATTGTCTGAGGGTCTAACTCATAAGGATCGTGCCTAGGGAGAATTAGGGGGTGGTAATTAAGCTGTGGATACATGTGTTTTGCAATTTCTTTAAGTTTCGCTTGTGTTTCTATCTGTCTGACAGTGTCTTGGGGTCCTCCGCCGTCAGACACATGTATAGGGGCTCGAGGGTTCCAGCAGACGGCTTCTCCAACTAAGCCACGGCAGCCAGCTTGAAGTTGCATATTATTATCATTAGCTTTTGCGGCCCTGGTACTCTGTAAGATAGCTGTAAAGTAGGTTGTGGAATTGTCTGGCCCCATACATTGTTGATAGGAGTCATAACAAGAGCTATGCATCGATTCCTGGAAAGTAGAGCAAGGGCATTTtgctgtggggggcaggggtttAGGTTTGTCAACACATAACCACTGCTGTTTTTGGGGTCCTGTGATGTCATAGGTCTGGGTTAAGTGAGCAATTGTGGTCCCACAGTCTTGGGTTTGAGTGTATATTCGCTGATAGTGACCACCCCTTCCTATAGAGCCGGCTATTAGTCTTTTACCATGTGGCAGGGTAAGGGTTTTAACTATGCCACCTCTGCAATCACAGGGCCTTCCATACAGAACTTCATACAATTTCCGTTTGTCAACGGGGGCATTTAGTCCTCCCTCTAGGTGTTTAAGGTTGAGGGCTAGTAGGACAAGGGTTACTATCCTGAACATGTCTAGGGGAGGCACGGCGCAAGGTTAGTTTGAAGGGGTTTTTCTTACTCCGGTTTATAGTCCAAGTAGTATTCTTATCAGTGTGTCCCACGAGGTCAGACAGAGGGTCGACAGGTTTTACGTGGGTGTGGTGAATCCAGGTGGGGAGGTTATCTACCTTGATGGCGGTGGGAGTCGTCAGGATGATTTGGTGAGGTCCTTTCCACCTGGGTTCAAGGTTCTCCTGCCGGTGTCGCTTGACGAGGACCCAGTCTCCAGGATGATACTGATGAGGAGTGGGTGGGAGTTCTGCCTCATACAGTTCTTTTAGTTTAGGACACACGGCCTCATGAACCCGCTGTAGAGCCCTGAGAGAAGACAAGAGGCTGTTATCTTGGTCTAATTGAATGAGGTTTGACTTAGGATCAGGTATAATAGGTGTGGGTCTGCCAAACATGATTTCATAGGGTGTAAGACCCAACTTGTATGGGGAGTTGCGAACCCTGTACAGAGCGTAGGGGAGTAACTCTACCCAATTAGCGCCAGTCTCCATAGTCAATTTAGTAAGGGTCTCTTTTAatgttctattcattctttctacttgTCCTGAGCTTTGGGGCCGGTaggcacaatgtaatttccaatcTGCCCCAAGTATGGAAGCCAATCCCTGACTTACCTTAGAGACGAATGCAGGTCCATTGTCTGACCCTATCATGActggaaaaccatacctgggcaGGATTTCCTCCAGGATCTTTTTGGCTACTATctgtgccatttccttcttggttGGAAAGGCTTCAGTCCATCCTGAAAAAGTGTCTACGAACACTAGTAAGTATTTATAGCCATATTTGCCGGGCTTTACCTCGGTGAAGTCCACTTCCCAGTGGGCTCCTGGTATGGTTCCTCTTTTTCGGTGGCCATGAGCTGTGACGTGTGGGTGCGCGTTTTGGAGTTGACATGTGGAACAGGCTGTCACAACCCTTTCCGTCTGGCCAGAGATGTTTCTTAATACCAGTTTGGATTGTCTGAGGAGATCCTGAAGTCTTCGGGGCCCCAAATGGGTAGAGTGGTGTATTTTTGTCAGGATTGCATGGCCCAATTTTTCGGGAAGGATAAGGCGGTCTCTAGAGTCCCTCCACCATCCATCTGTAACTTGGGTCATGGGGAGCTTGCGCATCCAGATAAGATCATCTTCTGAGTATTCAGGCTGTGGGGGTAAATCTTGGGGCCCTGGGTCTGGTAGCTGCGCAGGGAGTACTTGAATGGGGTTTTGTGCTACCTGGCGTGCAAGTCTGGTCAGCAAAGTTATTTCCTCGAGAGACTGGATCAGTTATTTTTTGGTGACCCGGGCAATGTACTATGGCCAATTTTTTAGGGGCCCAAATAGCGGCCAATAGGGCTagaatttcatctttatttttgatgtcttTGCCTTCAGCAGTGAGTAGTCCCCTCTCACGGTATATTGCCCCATGTATGTGGGCCGTAGCAAAGGCATACCGGCTGTCCGTATATATAGTCACTTTGCGGTCCTGCCCCATTCTTAATGCTTGGGTTAATGCAATTAGTTCTGCCCTTTGGGCAGAAGTCCCTGGGGGCAGAGCCTCTGCCCATATCACTTCAGTCTCAGATGCCACTGCTGCCCCTGCATACCTCTGCCCTTGATGGACGAAGCTGCTTCCGTCAGTAAACCAGGTGACCTCAGCATCAGGTAATGGCTGGTCCTGTAGGTCTTCCCTTGTTCCATGAATCTGTGCTAGGATGTCTGCACAGTCATGGAGCGGGGAGTCCATGTCAGGGTCGGGTAGCAGCGAGGCTGGGTTTAAAGTTCGGGGAGGGGTGTATGTGATCCGCAAAGGATTTAACAGGAGTCCCTGATAGTGGACCATCCGAGCATTGCTCATTCACCTATCGGGGGGCTGCTTGAGTACTCCTTCAATGGCGTGGGGTGTGGTGACATGTAACTCTTGACCCAGGGACAGCTTATCGGCATCTTTAACCATTAGGGCTGTAGCCGCTATTATCCGGAGACAAGGGGGCCATCCTGCGGCTACAGGGTCCAGTTTCTTTGAGAGATAGGCCACTGGTCTGGGCCATGGACCTAAATGCTGGGTCAGCACTGCCTTAGATATGCCTTTGTGCtcatccacatataagtggaaagGTTTAGAGATATCGGGCAGTCCTAGAGCTGGGGCCGATAGGAGAGCTCTTTTTATCTGTTGGAATGCCTGCTCAGCTTCCGCAGACCATTCAAACGATGGTTGGTTTTTAGAAACTGCGTAAAGGGGTTTGGCCATTTCAGCAAAACCTGGGATCCACAATCGGCAGAATCCCGCAGACCCCAGGAATTCTCTCACCTGGCGAGGCGTGTTGGGTCACGGGATGCGGAGGACAGTCTCTTTCCGAGCATCAGTGAGCCATATTTGTCCTCCTTTTAGTAAGTACCCCAGATATATTACCTCAGACTTGCAGATTTGGGCCTTCTTAGCGGACGCACGGTACCCTAGGCTCTCCAGCGTCTGTAGGAGGTTTTTTGTCCCCACGAGGCAGGCTTCTCGGGTCTCGGCTGCAACAAGGAGGTCGTCTACATATTGTAGGAGAGACACATTTGGGTTTAATTTCCGGTACTCACTTAAATCTTCGTGGAGGGCTTCATAAAATAGGGTAGGGGAGTTTTTAAATCCTTGTGGAAGTCGGGTCCAGGTGAGTTGTCCATTTATGCCTCTTTCTGGGTCCGCCCATTCGAATGCAAAGATATCTTGGCTCTTGGGGGCCAAGAGCAGGCTGAAAAAGGCATCCTTTAAATCAAGAACAgtataccggggcgcctgggtggcgcagtcggttgagcgtccgacttcagccaggtcacgatctcacggtctgtgagtttgagccccgcgtcgggctctgggctgatggctcagagcctggagcctgtttccgattctgtgtctccctctctctctgaccctcccccgttcatgctctgtctctctctgtcccaaaaataaataaacgtcggaaaaaaaaaaaaaaaaagaacagtatacCATCGTTTGTCTGGGCTGAGGGTACTGAGAAGAGTATAAGGGTTGGGCACGGTAGGGTGTATGTCCATAACCCGTTTGTTGACCTCTCTTAGGTCTTGTACTGGCCGATAATCTCCACCATTAGGCTTGCGCACAGGCAACAATGGGGTATTCCATGCCCAATGGCATGGCTTAAGGATTCAGGCATCGAGGAGACGGCGGATGTGTGGGGTAATGCCCAGCCTGGCTTCTGCTGACATGGGGTACTGCTTGACCTCACGGGGTCAGCCCCTGGCTTAACTTCTATGAATAGAGTGGGACGATGTTTTGCCAGCCCTATTCCCCCGGTTTCTGCCCAGGCTCCGGGACACCAGTGGAGCCAGTAGCTAATATCCTGTTCCGGGAAGGGTGGAGTTTGGTGAAGTCGATATTCATCTTCCAGTCGTATGGTGAGGACCAAGATAGGTTGGTCCTGGGAGTCAGTTACTTTAGGCCCTCCGGGCTGAAAGTGAATTTGAACTCCCATTTTTGTGAGGAGATCTCTTCCCAGCAAGGGGCAGGGACTATCTGGGATGACCAAAAAGGAGTGGGTTACCCTTCCTGTCCCTAGATCCACTGTTCGTTGGGTGgtccaaggatttttttttgtccctgTAGCTCCTTGGACCCAGGAGGACTTATCAGAGATTTTTCCGTGAGGGTCAGTGAGTACTGAATGCTGTGCTCCTGTATCCACAAGGAATTGCACAGGAGTCCCCTCCACTTGTAGGATTACCCTGGGCTCGGGGAGGGGGTCCGAACCCCGTCCCCCCTATTCTGAGTTCTGGGTAAATAGGATGGGGGCCGCTCTGGTTTGCCATTGCTTTGACCCTGAGCACAGTTGCTTCTTTTTGGGACAGTCACGAATccaatgtcctttttctttacaGTAGGCGCATTGGTCTTTGTCTAGGGGGAGCCTAAGGGGGCGAGTTTTTTGTTCTCCTGTGGGCCCTTGATCTTTTTGAACTATGGCGGCTAAAACTTTAGTCATTTCCCTGGTAGCTTTGAGCTGCTTGTCTTCTGGAGCGTCCCGATTATTATATACTCGTTGAGCAATGCGGAGTAAATCCTGGATCTGTTTTCCCTCTAAATCCTCTAAtttttggagtttctttttgaTATCAGGGGCAGCCTGGTTTACAAACGACATTACAACAGCAGCCTGATTTTCAGGAGCCTCAGGGTCCATGGGAGTGTATTGCCTAAAGGCTTCCATTAATCTCTCTAAAAAGGTGACAGGGCTCTCTGTCTTACCTTGTACTACCGAGtataccttggccaaattggtggGCTTGCGTGCTGCAGCCCGGAGACCCGCCATTAGAGTCTGGCGATAAATGAGCAGTCGTCCCCTACCTTCTGCCGCGTTGTGGTTCCAATCAGGCCGAGTTAGGGGAAATGTTGCATTAATGAGGTCAGGGTTAACAGTGGGTTGACCATCTTCCCCGGGGACCAGCTTCCATGCTTCAagttgaattctctctctctcctctgtggtAAACAGGATTCGCAAAAGCTGTTGGCAGTCATCCCAGGTAGGCTGGTGGGTGAACATTATGCTCTCTAGGAGGGCTATAAGATCTTTAGGGTTATCAGAAAACCGAGCGTTTTGAATTTTCCAATTATAAAGGTCACTGGTGGAAAAGGGCCAATACTGGAGTCGGGGATTGCCCGTTTCATCGGGGGGGTCCTATTTCCCGCAGGGGTAAGGCTACAGTGGAGTCGGGGATATGAGGGCTTGGCTCACGCTGGGTGCGCCCTCGGGTTCGGCCGGCTGGCCCTTCATGGTTGATTACATTTTCAATAGGGCTAGGTGCTGCCGCTGCCTGTAGCCTCCCTGGTGCTGGCACAGCTGCcgcttcccgccccccccccccccccggttcccCTTGAGGGGCAACCAGCAGGGCAGCTGGTGGGGCGGCTGCTGCGGGTAGGGCCTGGGGTGCAAGGGGAGGGGGTAGATAGGGTGGGGGGTCCAGGGATAGTAGGTCCTGGCTATCAGGCAATATGGGATGTAGGGGTGCTGAGGGGGTTCGCGGCTTGGTTGGGTCAGTGGAGCGGGCTGCGAGAATCTTACAGGACCctgaggaaaggaagggggacaTCCAGGGTGGAGGGTTCTCAATAAGATCTTGCCAGACGAGGATGTAGGGAACCTGGTCTGGGTGGCCCTCCTCTCCTGGCCGGAGGGTTTTGGCCCTTACCTTGGCAACTATAGGCAAATAAAAAGTGCCCTCAGTAGGCCAGCCCACCCCGAAAGTGGGCCACTCAGACCGGCAGAAAGTGATGAGTCTCGGCCGGCGGATGTCCAGGCTTAGGTTATGGCCTCTAGCCTGAATATCCTTGAAATTAgctagaaagagggagagaggtgtaCTCTGGTTTTGTCCCATAGCCTGTATAGgtaaagaataaatgggctaaATTAGTTTAGGTTCCGGAAGCGAGTTGGATATTCCTGCAGGGGAGAGGAGACAAGTTAAATCGTAAGTGCGGCGGCAAACAAAAGGTGCCTTAGAGAAGAGACCAGATACAGAAGGGGTGTCCTTAACCCGAACAAAGAGTTCTGATGGGCCAAGATAGTGCCCCAGACGGGAGCCAGAGGACGTCTCCTACTGGTCCCGACTGACTTCCCTATAGCGCGTCCGCCAGGGCTAGGTCAGTCACTGATACAGATCCCGCGCGGGAGAGCCAGAATCGAACAGACAACAGactcagacacagacacagacagagccgGCTCACTTACTGATCGGTCTCAGAAATGACCCGTTGACTTGGGGTCtggtgggtttgggggggggggccttcccGGCCAATGCACCAAAtgaaacgcccagagtctaagggacccccaaaaacgaaccaccagagtccagagtcaaagctaagcagcaagggtcatttattgcaggttcgaacctggacctccgCGCACTCGTTGCCGGTGACGACGAGAGGTCCTGAGAGAagtttttacaccccttttatagacaggtacaaacaagtcatggggaaatcaggaatacacggatgtgccaagcaacaatgattgatcagaaatacacggatgtgccaagttacaatggttgatcaagaatatacggtTGTGCCAGGCAACTATGATTGATCAGAAATACATGGGCgcgccaagcaattgtacagaagcggaacaagctggttaagcttggttaaGTTTCAGTTTTCCcgtaacttaagcttttaagttttaattttctcaggCCTTTAAGTTTTAACTTTCTCAGGCCTCTcagtagactctaagtctaaagagAGGATACAGGATTAAAGTGAAAAATGGCTAATgcccaggaaaagacaagagccccaaataagggtccttgccacgttattattaggatcagaaggcttacaaacatggcggTGGACGTGCACAAAGGGACaaagaatctgtgaacattaacttgtggaccTGAGGGAAAGGGGATCTTGAGGATATTCgtggttaggggtttgggttaatacaaaacaaaatccgggCGCTGAGCAGTCGGGAGGAGGGTTGTTTACAGCAAACATGAGGTGGCATCTCTTTATCTCAGCTAGCCTAGTGGATGAGACAGCAGAAATAACTTTAGTGTTGACAAAGCACCTTTTctttgttaaccatctccactCCGGGCTGCTTTGCCAGCAGcagtccatagtccaattcaccaatttaccgaccctggccctatcctcctgtgaaagcagcttttctgctacaGTAGTAAATTGGGGGTGCGTTCACCCTGaacatctaatcttgtttatttcatattcctatgtattgggcaccatTGCACCATTTCTATatcaggcctttgcctctccctattttgggggctctgcaccccctttTTGGGGTGCATTTGCACCTTCCTATTCCTGGCATCTTTGCTCGTCCCTATTCTCCGAGTGGCTTTCAACTCCCCTATTCTTGGTTTacccaatctggtttacccaaactcgggtgtgagcattttatgactttgtaattctttatgccttgctAACCCACTGGTGTAAGCCCTGGGGATTCTGAAGCTTATCCCCCACACTAAATCATCTCTAAACATTTATGGAGGATGCTATATGCATCAAAGTCCATTAGACATCAATGATCCTGGATGCCTTCTTTTTGTCTAAGGAACAGAACACACTCCTTTCtacctttcttgatttttttcccttagctCTTCTGTCCCATAATATCTGCCAAATCCCTCTTTAGTTTTCCTTATGGACTAGTCATGGTTTCATACATTTAGCAAATGCTAATTAAGTATCCATACTTTCTGGTCAATGGCAATGCAATATTGAAGAAGGAAACATCCCTGCGCTTATGCGGCTTACATTCAAGTGgcagagttaagaaaaaaatgaacaagtaaatTTATAATGTCAACTTTTGATAAATGCTATGGAAAAAATGTGGCAAGTTATAGGAATAAAAAGAGAGTGGTGAAGGCATTAGGGCACTATTTTTAAGGAAGTCTTACTAGGAAGTGGGGAGAGCTAGTCCATTTTACTATCTAGAGAAAATATTCTCCTCTTGCTGCATCAGCAAATGCCAGAGGCCTGAGGTGAAAATCAGACTAATGtggcagaaacaaaacagaaaagaacaaagcgGTGGTGATGGGATAGTTCAGATCCTAGTGGATCAAAATACTAAATTCAGGTCAGTAACAACTTCACAATCCTACAACAGCCTTCAAATAGAGTGATTTGGCATTTTTCTCTAAACACATAAGAGAACATGCTTTCAAATTAAAATCTAACATTTAAACATaacatcaaaataatatttcagtaaCAAATATTATTAATCACAAGAAGAGATCACTAACAACAGTTGTATCATCTTTTCAGgagatcatatttttaaaaaatattcattcatttattcattccgcAAACATGTATCAGGTTTCTCCAATATGAATATAGTAACATTGGCATTGAAAATATAGTGATAGAGGCATAGTTTCTGCTTACAAATTAATTACAGTAGGAACTTTGCTAGATAAATGtaagatattaaagaaaaaacagatattcCCTGTACTTTCCTTTCACATGAGTATCATATTGCATTGATATTGTTTAGTTATTCCTAACCTCCTCCCTCTCTTATTGTAAGTTTCAGAAGCGAAAAttttgtatggttttttttttattgttgtatctTTGCCTCAGAACAGTCAgctttcaataattatttgtctCAGGAATAAACAAACGAATAGAGCCAACAAAATCAGCAATCACAATGTGTGGTAAAGGAAGTGGGACACACTTTCTGCCAGGGAAGTAATGCAGGAGAGTTCTTTAAAGAAGGTTCCCAGAGGAGATGCTGGCAAAGTTGAATTTTTAGGCACTTGGAAGAGAAACTCAGAGAAGTGAGGGAAAGCATTTGTAAGAGAGAGAACAATTTTTATGAATACGTATGGTTGAGAGAACATCATCCCAAggcttttcattcattctctgctACTCAAGCAAGGGagatctatgaaaaaaaaaatggtttgtgaTGAAAAAGTCTTACAAGTCATGCTAAGTAGTTTGCATTTCATACTAGGTGTGAGAAGAATTGACTAAAGAAATAGTTCGTTAGATTGCCATTTAGCAAAATCAATCTAATGGGAAtgaggaggggcacctgcgtggctcagtcggttaagcgtccgacttcggctcagatcatgatctcatggtttttgagtttgagccccacatcgggctctgcgctgacagctcaaagtctggagcctgcttcggattctgtgtctcattcgctctctgcccctctccccacttgtgctttgtctctgtctctcaaaaataaataaatgttaataataataatgagaatgAGGAAGGTATGCTGTCGGTGGAAAGAACAGAGTACAAAAGCCAGTTAGGAAATGTTTGCAGTATTCCAGTTAGAAATAATAAGCACATAGTAAGGGAGGGGATGAGGCAAAAAGAGGATTGAAGATACATATACCAACACATGATTGCATATCGAGAATAAGAGGATAAGAGTTGGCTAGGTTGGCTCAACAACTATTTGCTTTGGGACAGCTCTGAAACTGTCTAGGATTTATCTCTCTCCAAGGgagaaaatagacaaatattCTTTTCTTGATATCTAAttgccattttaaaaagtcaaaataccTACCTTCAAAGCCTTAGCTCTA containing:
- the LOC125164763 gene encoding LOW QUALITY PROTEIN: uncharacterized protein LOC125164763 (The sequence of the model RefSeq protein was modified relative to this genomic sequence to represent the inferred CDS: inserted 1 base in 1 codon; deleted 1 base in 1 codon; substituted 4 bases at 4 genomic stop codons); translation: MLLLEDIEDSVTEATKGGKEYVAGNCRETNPSDVISKRLATLLCALKHEVENVPSYLRNLAKAISKEQYQETLRNSFLLQVVMRRSYSYPGEREGCFQKKKSMACLEVNAAPGPLVVTGNECAEVQAMGQNQSTPLSLFLANFKDIQARGHNLSLDIRRPRLITFCRSEWPTFGVGWPTEGTFYLPIVAKVRAKTLRPGEEGHPDQVPYILVWQDLIENPPPWMSPFLSSGSCKILAARSTDPTKPRTPSAPLHPILPDSQDLLSLDPPPYLPPPLAPQALPAAAAPPAALLVAPQGEPGGGGGREAAAVPAPGRLQAAAAPSPIENDPPDETGNPRLQYWPFSTSDLYNWKIQNARFSDNPKDLIALLESIMFTHQPTWDDCQQLLRILFTTEERERIQLEAWKLVPGEDGQPTVNPDLINATFPLTRPDWNHNAAEGRGRLLIYRQTLMAGLRAAARKPTNLAKVYSVVQGKTESPVTFLERLMEAFRQYTPMDPEAPENQAAVVMSFVNQAAPDIKKKLQKLEDLEGKQIQDLLRIAQRVYNNRDAPEDKQLKATREMTKVLAAIVQKDQGPTGEQKTRPLRLPLDKDQCAYCKEKGHWIRDCPKKKQLCSGSKQWQTRAAPILFTQNSEXGGRGSDPLPEPRVILQVEGTPVQFLVDTGAQHSVLTDPHGKISDKSSWVQGATGTKKNPWTTQRTVDLGTGRVTHSFLVIPDSPCPLLGRDLLTKMGVQIHFQPGGPKVTDSQDQPILVLTIRLEDEYRLHQTPPFPEQDISYWLHWCPGAWAETGGIGLAKHRPTLFIEVKPGADPVXVKQYPMSAEARLGITPHIRRLLDAXILKPCHWAWNTPLLPVRKPNGGDYRPVQDLREVNKRVMDIHPTVPNPYTLLSTLSPDKRWYTAPRYTVLDLKDAFFSLLLAPKSQDIFAFEWADPERGINGQLTWTRLPQGFKNSPTLFYEALHEDLSEYRKLNPNVSLLQYVDDLLVAAETREACLVGTKNLLQTLESLGYRASAKKAQICKSEVIYLGYLLKGGQIWLTDARKETVLRIPXPNTPRQVREFLGSAGFCRLWIPGFAEMAKPLYAVSKNQPSFEWSAEAEQAFQQIKRALLSAPALGLPDISKPFHLYVDEHKGISKAVLTQHLGPWPRPVAYLSKKLDPVAAGWPPCLRIIAATALMVKDADKLSLGQELHVTTPHAIEGVLKQPPDRXMSNARMVHYQGLLLNPLRITYTPPRTLNPASLLPDPDMDSPLHDCADILAQIHGTREDLQDQPLPDAEVTWFTDGSSFVHQGQRYAGAAVASETEVIWAEALPPGTSAQRAELIALTQALRMGQDRKVTIYTDSRYAFATAHIHGAIYRERGLLTAEGKDIKNKDEILALLAAIWAPKKLAIVHCPGHQKITDPVSRGNNFADRLARQVAQNPIQVLPAQLPDPGPQDLPPQPEYSEDDLIWMRKLPMTQVTDGWWRDSRDRLILPEKLGHAILTKIHHSTHLGPRRLQDLLRQSKLVLRNISGQTERVVTACSTCQLQNAHPHVTAHGHRKRGTIPGAHWEVDFTEVKPGKYGYKYLLVFVDTFSGWTEAFPTKKEMAQIVAKKILEEILPRYGFPVMIGSDNGPAFVSKVSQGLASILGADWKLHCAYRPQSSGQVERMNRTLKETLTKLTMETGANWVELLPYALYRVRNSPYKLGLTPYEIMFGRPTPIIPDPKSNLIQLDQDNSLLSSLRALQRVHEAVCPKLKELYEAELPPTPHQYHPGDWVLVKRHRQENLEPRWKGPHQIILTTPTAIKVDNLPTWIHHTHVKPVDPLSDLVGHTDKNTTWTINRNMFRIVTLVLLALNLKHLEGGLNAPVDKRKLYEVLYGRPCDCRGGIVKTLTLPHGKRLIAGSIGRGGHYQRIYTQTQDCGTTIAHLTQTYDITGPQKQQWLCVDKPKPLPPTAKCPCSTFQESMHSSCYDSYQQCMGPDNSTTYFTAILQSTRAAKANDNNMQLQAGCRGLVGEAVCWNPRAPIHVSDGGGPQDTVRQIETQAKLKEIAKHMYPQLNYHPLILPRHDPYELDPQTMSILEATFLLLNISNPSLAQDCWLCLPRRTLRPIAIPTEINISITNDCLPSSLLDPFPVQFINPFNASCFINNLTSQNNNIDVGVVSLAQCHQYVIINSSLCSTNTTVFICGNNQAYTYLPHNWTGVCILATLLPDIDLVAGKTPMPIPSLDFVAGRSKRAVAVIPLLAGLGITSALTTGTAELGVCIHSYLRLSRQLINNVEALSGTIQDLQDQLDSLAEVVLQNRRGLDLLTAEQGGICLAL